A portion of the Nitrospinaceae bacterium genome contains these proteins:
- the leuC gene encoding 3-isopropylmalate dehydratase large subunit produces the protein MSERTLYDKIWDSHVVTRLESGQYQLFIGLHLIHEVTTPQAFSSLKENGSKVAFPERTIATADHITPTLSQLRPFKDDQAEAMMSALEQNVDEFGIRFLNWSTGKQGIVHVIGPEHGLSQPGLTIACGDSHTSTHGAMGSLGFGIGTTEVGFVLETQTLVLNRLKVHRINVNGSLNKGVFAKDVVLRIIHDLGIKGGLGQAYEYAGSVIEDMEMEGRMTVCNMSIEGGARIGYINPDETTYDYLEGREFTPKGDDFDRALEYWKSIASDPDAVYDHVTDIEGESIEPMVTWGINPGHSVGISEKLPAPDSFTGEDIKTAEQGYAHMALKPGDAIAGTKIDVAFLGSCTNSRLSDMREGARVLKGNKVNPKVKMLVVPGSQQIKAQAESEGLHEIFQEAGAEWREAGCSMCLGMNEDKLVGTERSISTSNRNFIGRQGSPRGRTHLGSPAMVAASAIEGCLSNPAEMVGN, from the coding sequence ATGTCTGAAAGAACGCTTTACGACAAAATATGGGACAGCCATGTCGTCACCCGGCTCGAATCGGGCCAGTATCAGCTCTTCATCGGGCTGCATCTGATCCATGAGGTGACGACGCCGCAGGCATTCTCCTCTTTGAAGGAAAATGGCTCGAAAGTCGCTTTTCCCGAAAGAACCATTGCCACGGCGGACCACATTACGCCGACGCTCTCCCAGCTCAGGCCGTTCAAAGACGATCAGGCCGAGGCCATGATGTCTGCCCTTGAGCAGAATGTTGATGAGTTCGGAATTCGCTTCCTCAACTGGAGCACCGGCAAGCAGGGCATCGTCCACGTCATTGGCCCCGAGCATGGTCTCTCGCAACCGGGGCTGACCATTGCCTGCGGCGACAGCCACACCAGCACCCACGGGGCCATGGGCTCTCTGGGTTTTGGCATTGGCACCACCGAGGTGGGGTTTGTACTCGAAACGCAAACCCTCGTGCTCAATCGCCTGAAGGTTCACAGAATTAATGTTAACGGCAGCTTGAACAAGGGCGTTTTTGCCAAGGATGTTGTTTTAAGAATCATTCACGATCTTGGCATCAAGGGTGGCCTCGGGCAGGCCTATGAATATGCTGGCAGCGTTATAGAGGACATGGAGATGGAAGGGCGGATGACGGTGTGCAACATGAGCATCGAGGGCGGCGCCCGCATCGGCTACATCAATCCGGATGAGACGACCTACGATTATCTTGAGGGCAGGGAATTTACTCCCAAGGGAGATGATTTCGACCGCGCTTTGGAATACTGGAAATCCATCGCCTCGGATCCCGATGCTGTCTACGATCATGTGACGGATATCGAGGGTGAGTCGATTGAGCCGATGGTGACCTGGGGAATCAATCCCGGCCATTCGGTTGGCATATCGGAAAAACTTCCCGCCCCCGATTCATTTACGGGAGAGGACATCAAAACAGCCGAGCAGGGTTATGCCCATATGGCCCTCAAGCCGGGTGATGCCATTGCGGGAACGAAGATCGACGTTGCCTTCCTGGGCTCGTGCACGAACTCGAGGCTATCCGACATGCGCGAGGGGGCGAGGGTTCTCAAGGGAAATAAGGTGAACCCCAAGGTCAAGATGTTGGTCGTGCCGGGCTCTCAGCAGATTAAAGCCCAGGCCGAGAGTGAGGGGCTTCACGAAATATTCCAGGAGGCCGGGGCCGAATGGCGCGAGGCGGGCTGCTCGATGTGCCTGGGTATGAACGAGGATAAATTGGTGGGGACCGAGAGAAGCATTTCGACTTCAAACCGAAATTTTATCGGGCGGCAGGGAAGCCCTCGCGGGCGGACACATTTGGGCAGCCCGGCCATGGTTGCGGCCTCCGCGATAGAGGGATGCCTTTCTAATCCGGCAGAAATGGTGGGTAACTAA
- a CDS encoding isopropylmalate isomerase: MTDEIREIKGRGLPLPGDDIDTDRVTPARFLTALTFVGMEKALFCDERENTADHPIDNPDYTGAKILFVGKNFGSGSSREHAPQAIKRFGIDAIVGVSFAEIFAGNSLAIGMPLMTASTEDVQKLVAHTQKNPKTEYTASIENLTLTYGEKSIKVEMLEERRQSYLKGNWNVVAILRSNLPQVREVAEKLPYIQEFKA; encoded by the coding sequence ATGACCGACGAAATCAGAGAAATTAAGGGCCGAGGATTGCCTTTGCCCGGCGACGATATCGATACTGACCGTGTTACGCCGGCGCGTTTTTTGACGGCACTGACGTTCGTGGGGATGGAGAAGGCGCTATTTTGCGATGAGCGCGAGAATACGGCCGATCATCCAATTGATAACCCGGATTACACGGGCGCGAAGATTTTGTTTGTGGGCAAGAATTTCGGTTCCGGCTCATCGCGGGAGCACGCCCCTCAGGCGATCAAGCGCTTTGGCATTGATGCCATTGTCGGGGTTTCTTTTGCCGAAATATTTGCGGGAAACTCTTTGGCCATTGGCATGCCGTTGATGACAGCCTCGACCGAGGATGTGCAGAAACTTGTCGCGCATACCCAAAAGAATCCAAAAACCGAGTATACGGCCAGTATCGAAAATCTGACGCTCACATACGGAGAAAAGAGCATCAAAGTTGAAATGCTTGAGGAGAGGCGTCAGTCATACCTCAAGGGAAACTGGAACGTCGTGGCGATTCTACGGTCCAATCTCCCCCAGGTGAGAGAGGTGGCCGAAAAGCTACCTTACATACAAGAATTTAAGGCTTGA